In the genome of Taurinivorans muris, one region contains:
- a CDS encoding protein-glutamate methylesterase/protein-glutamine glutaminase, whose translation MVRVIVVDDSAFMRNSLTRMLASDPEIEVVGQAADGIDALEKIEKLNPDIITLDLEMPRMGGLEMLEKLMGTNPIPVLVISSLTFEGAEATLKALELGALDYMPKYVEGTTVFAVAQKELTEKLKALSKKRALMRLHLARMRTQAAKNAAAGAGAKTEIPHVAPSSASSAKLNSLTIKTTVSGQATYVRPNEPLPTGRPKRDIVAISVSTGGPPAVQKVLTALPENFPACILIAQHMPAAFTGAFAKRLDSLCKIKVKEAQDGDTIIAGIAYVCPGGQHISVSVKGALPQIKISPEPTSAIYKPSASILNESVAVMANKVVGLTMTGMGNDGCEGTKPLRAKGGYILAQSEDTCVVYGMPRAVVEAKLAHDIVDLDDIPDALIRALYK comes from the coding sequence ATGGTAAGAGTTATAGTTGTTGATGATTCTGCTTTTATGCGTAATTCGCTTACGCGTATGCTCGCTTCTGATCCTGAAATCGAGGTTGTGGGACAAGCCGCCGACGGCATTGATGCTTTAGAAAAGATTGAAAAATTAAATCCTGACATCATTACGCTTGACCTTGAAATGCCTCGTATGGGCGGTTTGGAAATGCTCGAAAAATTAATGGGCACAAATCCGATACCTGTTCTTGTTATTAGTTCTCTGACCTTTGAAGGTGCAGAGGCCACGCTGAAAGCTTTGGAATTGGGCGCCCTTGACTATATGCCTAAATATGTCGAGGGAACAACCGTTTTTGCCGTCGCGCAAAAAGAATTGACGGAAAAATTAAAAGCCCTTTCCAAAAAACGGGCGCTTATGCGTCTGCATCTTGCAAGAATGCGTACGCAGGCTGCGAAAAACGCGGCTGCAGGCGCCGGGGCAAAAACAGAAATTCCTCATGTTGCCCCCAGTTCTGCAAGCAGCGCAAAATTAAATTCTTTAACAATAAAAACGACAGTCTCCGGACAAGCGACATATGTCCGTCCGAATGAACCGCTGCCTACCGGCAGACCTAAGCGCGATATCGTTGCGATCAGCGTTTCCACCGGCGGGCCTCCGGCTGTGCAAAAAGTTCTTACTGCGCTGCCTGAGAATTTCCCGGCTTGTATTCTGATTGCGCAGCATATGCCTGCCGCTTTTACGGGCGCATTCGCCAAACGCTTGGACAGCTTATGCAAAATAAAAGTCAAGGAAGCGCAAGACGGCGATACCATTATTGCGGGCATAGCGTATGTTTGCCCCGGAGGGCAGCATATCAGCGTTTCTGTCAAAGGAGCGCTCCCTCAAATTAAAATTTCGCCGGAACCGACTTCCGCCATATATAAACCCAGCGCAAGCATTTTGAATGAATCTGTCGCCGTCATGGCGAATAAGGTTGTCGGTCTCACTATGACAGGTATGGGAAATGACGGTTGCGAAGGAACAAAACCTCTGCGTGCTAAAGGCGGTTATATTTTAGCTCAAAGTGAAGACACCTGCGTCGTGTACGGTATGCCAAGAGCCGTTGTTGAAGCGAAACTCGCTCATGATATTGTTGATTTGGATGATATTCCTGATGCCTTGATTCGGGCACTTTATAAATAG
- a CDS encoding HEAT repeat domain-containing protein, which produces MTDDQNLPVEEKMTEKEILQALDSDDATVVRQAAFEAANQGLKSALPVLVKLFESHSMGIIEAVEVAVRKIRGEEAVRLIIPVLRNEDATVRNISMDILREIAEDDVQSMIDLVYDEDPDIRIFATDILGSIKNASVVQVLCEALEHDPEVNVRYQVAISLGEIKDPKCVEALKKAIADEEWVQYAAIGALAKIRDTQSVDILLQALDTVSPLVVSIIIEALGDIGSVKSVPRLLEYLSKWDGPIRIKALKAIIQILGPNALNLLGAQQLYSFQEYMIEALKEKDEETLMVVLSGLSTVGLDPDVTKAIIELGKRIDANIQLELLQKIIETLKSIGYNEELEAAFVSDNELVRRIAIETCGGLDGKAGRFVLKRHFDQMTPDDKNRSINLLAVNSDEHDIPFFINHLENSQEPQVICAALRFLGVKQKRVDLAPKMIKFLESEDQNIHDAALEACLALEDEDTVYKITAYKDNERADLRKMAVYTMGYINAEFFFQDLATAMDDKDASVRKTAIEAIGYGLPESEAKNKMLIFAMQDEDKDVRLSTVGIMSEQMNSELVPSLVTALSDSDDWVKMRALEVLGLYKIDSVVPTIIEMIPNSEQLVKLKIIETLALIGGDQAFQALLGLVSSGDSAIQQAAQVAMESITRELGEEDE; this is translated from the coding sequence ATGACTGACGATCAAAATTTACCTGTTGAAGAAAAAATGACAGAAAAAGAGATTTTGCAGGCTCTTGATTCTGACGATGCAACTGTTGTGCGTCAAGCCGCATTTGAGGCTGCAAATCAAGGTTTGAAATCTGCTTTGCCGGTATTAGTAAAACTTTTTGAAAGCCATAGTATGGGGATTATCGAGGCTGTTGAAGTCGCCGTCAGAAAAATACGCGGGGAGGAAGCTGTTCGGCTTATTATTCCTGTTTTGCGGAATGAAGACGCCACGGTGAGAAATATCTCCATGGATATTTTGCGTGAAATTGCCGAAGATGATGTTCAGTCTATGATTGATTTGGTTTATGATGAAGACCCGGATATCCGTATTTTTGCAACGGATATTTTAGGTTCGATTAAAAATGCCAGTGTCGTGCAGGTTCTTTGTGAAGCTCTCGAACATGACCCGGAAGTCAATGTTCGGTATCAGGTCGCTATCAGTCTTGGTGAAATTAAAGACCCGAAATGCGTGGAAGCTTTGAAAAAAGCCATTGCTGACGAAGAATGGGTGCAGTATGCCGCAATCGGGGCTTTGGCGAAAATCAGGGATACGCAAAGCGTCGATATTCTTTTGCAGGCTCTTGATACGGTTTCTCCGCTTGTTGTGTCCATCATTATCGAGGCTCTTGGCGATATCGGCAGTGTGAAATCCGTTCCAAGGCTTTTGGAATATTTGTCAAAATGGGACGGTCCTATCCGCATAAAGGCTTTGAAGGCGATTATTCAGATTTTGGGACCGAATGCTTTGAATTTATTGGGTGCGCAGCAACTGTATTCTTTCCAGGAATATATGATCGAAGCATTGAAGGAAAAAGATGAAGAAACCCTTATGGTTGTTCTTTCAGGTTTGTCAACTGTCGGTCTGGACCCTGACGTGACAAAGGCGATCATTGAGCTCGGAAAACGTATTGACGCAAATATTCAATTGGAATTATTGCAAAAAATCATCGAAACATTAAAATCAATCGGTTACAATGAAGAATTGGAAGCCGCTTTTGTCAGCGACAATGAGCTTGTCCGCAGAATTGCCATTGAAACATGCGGAGGTTTGGACGGCAAAGCCGGTCGTTTCGTTCTGAAACGCCATTTCGACCAAATGACTCCGGATGACAAGAACCGTTCTATCAATTTGCTTGCCGTAAATTCCGATGAACATGATATCCCTTTCTTTATCAATCACTTGGAAAACAGCCAGGAACCGCAGGTTATCTGCGCCGCTCTCCGTTTTCTCGGAGTGAAGCAGAAACGTGTCGATTTAGCTCCTAAAATGATTAAATTTTTGGAAAGCGAAGACCAAAATATCCATGACGCTGCCCTTGAAGCCTGTCTTGCCCTTGAAGATGAAGACACTGTTTACAAAATTACCGCGTATAAAGATAACGAACGGGCAGACTTAAGAAAAATGGCTGTATACACAATGGGTTACATCAATGCGGAATTTTTCTTCCAAGATCTTGCAACGGCGATGGATGACAAGGACGCTTCCGTCCGTAAAACAGCTATCGAGGCTATCGGTTACGGTTTGCCGGAATCGGAAGCTAAGAATAAAATGCTTATTTTCGCAATGCAGGACGAAGATAAGGACGTTCGCTTAAGCACTGTGGGCATCATGAGCGAACAAATGAATTCCGAACTTGTCCCTTCCCTTGTGACCGCTTTGTCTGATTCTGACGATTGGGTAAAAATGAGGGCTTTGGAAGTTCTCGGACTGTATAAAATAGACAGTGTTGTTCCTACGATTATAGAAATGATTCCAAATTCTGAACAATTGGTGAAATTGAAGATTATTGAAACGCTCGCGCTCATTGGCGGCGACCAGGCATTTCAGGCTTTATTGGGACTTGTTAGTTCCGGAGATTCAGCAATCCAGCAAGCGGCTCAGGTTGCAATGGAATCCATTACACGTGAGTTAGGGGAAGAAGATGAGTAA
- a CDS encoding protein-glutamate O-methyltransferase CheR — protein MSNLNDPNKKSFSSMFGGNTASATQTGSAERGSFFKSFVKDGKDAKPASPFAAQAKPAAAPQKVTFAGMAAKTAETQQTQADKTPPASPLKKGNVNIPFDISKLTLEEKLAVLERINADIENETKNKRVLQPTAARTAAPAQPASQAARPTATQLFKSAQPQATDGGSSLFAKRNAASQDSAALANNASAIRSPLARRAAGEDSSGNEIKITNDEFVTLRDFLYDQCGIFVGENRKYLMENRLNTRLRELGLHSFSEYHNYLRYDKNKTAELNELFINMTTNETSFFRNNVQLDIFRDKVLAKLISEQRAKGEKKINIWSAGCSSGEEPYTIAIILLDLLKGEINDWNIKITANDLSLAMLNIARKGTYSEYALRTTPPEIIEKYFIKEGRNYKIVPAAQKLVQFGQINLSRADQLARVERSHIVFCRNVIIYFDDAMKKHVINAFYDNLLPGGYLLIGHSESLHNISRTFKPEHHPGAIIYRKQS, from the coding sequence ATGAGTAACTTAAACGATCCAAACAAGAAAAGTTTTTCCTCTATGTTCGGTGGAAACACCGCAAGCGCAACTCAAACCGGCAGTGCAGAGAGAGGCTCATTTTTTAAAAGTTTTGTGAAAGACGGTAAAGATGCAAAACCTGCAAGTCCTTTTGCTGCACAGGCAAAACCCGCCGCAGCACCGCAAAAAGTGACTTTTGCGGGAATGGCAGCCAAAACAGCCGAGACACAGCAGACTCAAGCCGATAAAACTCCTCCCGCAAGCCCGCTTAAAAAGGGCAATGTCAATATTCCTTTTGATATCAGCAAGCTGACTCTTGAAGAAAAGCTTGCGGTTCTTGAAAGAATCAATGCTGATATTGAAAATGAAACAAAGAACAAAAGAGTATTGCAGCCAACAGCCGCCCGTACGGCAGCTCCGGCACAGCCTGCTTCACAGGCAGCAAGACCGACTGCGACACAGCTTTTCAAATCGGCGCAGCCACAGGCGACAGACGGCGGTTCTTCTTTGTTTGCCAAAAGGAACGCCGCCTCTCAAGATTCCGCCGCTCTTGCAAATAATGCGAGCGCTATCCGTTCTCCTCTCGCGCGCCGTGCCGCAGGTGAGGATTCAAGCGGAAATGAAATAAAAATCACCAATGATGAATTTGTCACCTTAAGGGACTTTTTGTATGACCAATGCGGTATTTTTGTCGGTGAAAACAGAAAATACCTCATGGAAAACCGCTTAAATACCCGTCTGCGCGAACTCGGGCTGCACAGTTTCAGCGAGTACCATAATTATTTGCGGTATGACAAAAATAAAACGGCTGAACTTAACGAGTTGTTCATCAATATGACAACGAACGAAACCAGTTTCTTCAGAAACAACGTTCAGCTTGATATTTTCCGCGACAAGGTTTTGGCTAAGCTCATTTCAGAACAAAGGGCGAAGGGCGAAAAGAAAATCAATATTTGGTCGGCGGGCTGTTCCTCCGGGGAAGAACCGTACACTATCGCAATCATTCTTCTTGACCTTTTAAAAGGTGAAATTAATGATTGGAATATCAAAATCACGGCAAACGACCTTTCTCTCGCAATGCTGAATATCGCCCGCAAGGGGACGTATTCCGAATATGCATTGAGGACGACTCCGCCTGAAATCATTGAAAAATATTTCATCAAAGAAGGAAGAAACTATAAAATCGTCCCTGCCGCGCAAAAACTTGTGCAATTCGGGCAAATAAATCTTTCCCGCGCCGATCAGCTTGCACGGGTGGAACGTTCCCATATCGTATTTTGCCGAAATGTTATCATTTATTTTGATGATGCAATGAAAAAGCACGTTATCAATGCGTTTTATGACAACCTGCTGCCGGGGGGATATTTGCTTATCGGGCATTCGGAATCCCTGCATAATATTTCAAGAACCTTTAAGCCGGAGCATCATCCTGGTGCTATCATTTATCGTAAACAAAGTTAG
- a CDS encoding response regulator, which yields MSNKTILVVDDSKTIRNLVAFILKAEGMQVETAENGIDGLEKLYSMPQINLILTDINMPRMDGFSFIAAVREQDGYKDIPIIILSTEGGEDDIQRGISLGANLYMVKPAQPERMVRNIKMLLG from the coding sequence ATGAGTAATAAAACTATCTTGGTTGTTGATGATTCCAAAACAATTCGTAACTTAGTAGCATTTATTCTTAAAGCAGAAGGAATGCAGGTTGAAACTGCCGAAAACGGGATTGACGGTTTGGAAAAATTGTATTCAATGCCCCAAATCAATCTTATTTTGACAGATATCAATATGCCAAGAATGGATGGTTTTTCTTTTATTGCGGCAGTGCGTGAGCAAGACGGGTATAAAGATATTCCTATTATTATTCTCTCAACGGAAGGCGGAGAGGATGATATTCAAAGAGGTATCAGCTTGGGTGCAAATCTTTATATGGTAAAACCTGCCCAACCGGAAAGAATGGTCCGCAATATTAAAATGCTTTTAGGATAG
- a CDS encoding chemotaxis protein CheA, translating into MSQEFLDPELVADFIIESREHLETIEPNLLELEKTPENLVLLNDIFRPMHSLKGASGFLGLNRINKLAHRAENVLDELRKGTMTVDSVIMDIILATTDAFNNMLNSLEETNSEGDTPIDHLVDLLDRILAGERFTSMEEALNGGGAVPVEQTQAAEPVTEPAEEAGPAEEPAQAVEEPAPAEAVQEEAPETEAAAEPAAEQAPVQVAAEVPAQAPAENSVPVQNTNTAKARKVLPSGEWILTLAKKDPLILSAFGEDHLRDFIDEALDNTSMLYDGLIELEKISHDHEDAHELVNTLFRNFHNLKGNSGLVGFHDLNALTHEAETLLNRARQGELVVTNDLIDLLLIVVDVMEALIRSINISAGNAAVFDTSELLAQLKDAVAGNPPSLPPSIFLSDDSAPEEQEETKQEGGLIIPGAPELQELTHAGIKEMPLTSIGAGLLDSDDDLALFQSTVKQQYAVIQYALKELEKDPTVKAQQDALFRGYTAIQNASSFMEFAELKEYAQRTANIVDQGRTSDIGFECLVPLLDQETDIIVEMANNAIEQAVLAKNPELANSAETAETPKAEEKPAQASAAPAPEAPKPEVSKQEEKAPAAPASAPAPAAAQTAAKPEAPAASAAAPKTPAPAASEKAQAAPKTAAPAAPAAKPAAPAASADHHPQGANGAKSAASAPHAEKATTSSIRVDYEKLDHLMNLIGELLINRNRYAMIAKNLESNINEVDIVNVAQDLSETTYAMSRISDDLQDTLMKVRMLPVSSVFSRFPRLVRDLSRKVNKEVELVFEGEETELDKSIIEAINDPLMHLIRNSVDHGIEDAETRLALGKPAGGRVTLRAYHKGNSVVIEIEDDGKGIDPEKMREVAINKGIISPEEAKALTDREAVELIFAPGFSSAQVVTDISGRGVGMDVVRTNIKNLKGNIAIHTVPNQGTRFSLSLPLTLAIIEALMIKMGDQTYAIPLDAVATTTKLDSNILTSINGRNAVTLRGEVLGIVDLGELLNLPETINNDTISVVILQDNDRRIGLVVNQLLDRQEIVIKPLGMYLNNIQGLSGASIMGDGSVVLILDPHEIYTMASPKAIANQ; encoded by the coding sequence ATGAGTCAAGAATTTTTAGACCCTGAACTTGTTGCTGATTTTATTATTGAATCTCGTGAACATCTTGAGACTATCGAACCGAATTTGCTGGAGCTTGAAAAAACTCCTGAAAATTTAGTTCTCTTAAATGATATTTTCCGTCCTATGCACTCTTTAAAGGGTGCTTCTGGTTTTTTGGGTTTAAATAGAATTAATAAACTTGCCCATAGAGCTGAAAACGTTCTTGATGAATTAAGAAAAGGCACAATGACGGTTGATTCTGTCATTATGGATATTATTTTGGCGACAACCGACGCTTTCAATAATATGCTCAACAGCCTTGAAGAAACAAACAGCGAAGGCGATACGCCTATTGACCACCTTGTTGATTTATTGGATAGGATTTTGGCTGGTGAACGCTTTACCAGCATGGAAGAAGCGCTTAACGGCGGCGGTGCCGTGCCTGTGGAACAAACGCAAGCGGCGGAACCTGTGACAGAGCCCGCGGAGGAAGCCGGTCCTGCTGAAGAGCCTGCACAAGCGGTTGAAGAACCTGCTCCTGCTGAAGCCGTGCAGGAAGAAGCTCCGGAAACGGAAGCTGCGGCGGAACCGGCTGCGGAACAAGCTCCTGTTCAAGTTGCTGCCGAAGTCCCCGCACAAGCGCCTGCTGAAAATTCTGTTCCTGTACAAAATACGAATACGGCAAAAGCCCGCAAAGTTTTGCCTTCTGGCGAATGGATTTTGACTTTAGCGAAAAAAGACCCGCTGATCCTTTCCGCATTTGGCGAAGACCACTTGAGAGATTTCATTGATGAAGCATTGGATAATACGTCAATGCTTTATGACGGACTGATTGAACTTGAAAAAATTTCCCACGATCATGAAGACGCTCATGAGTTGGTAAATACTTTATTCAGAAATTTCCATAATTTGAAAGGGAATAGCGGGCTTGTCGGCTTTCATGATTTGAATGCGCTGACCCACGAAGCTGAAACATTGCTCAACCGGGCAAGGCAAGGCGAGCTTGTCGTAACTAACGACCTTATCGATCTGCTGCTTATTGTTGTCGATGTTATGGAAGCTCTTATCAGAAGCATAAACATTTCTGCGGGCAACGCAGCCGTTTTTGACACATCCGAACTTCTTGCACAGCTTAAAGACGCTGTTGCCGGCAATCCTCCAAGTCTTCCTCCTTCCATTTTCCTGTCCGATGATAGTGCGCCGGAAGAACAGGAAGAAACAAAGCAAGAGGGCGGGCTCATTATTCCCGGAGCGCCGGAATTGCAGGAATTGACCCATGCGGGTATCAAAGAAATGCCTCTTACTTCCATCGGGGCGGGCTTGCTTGACAGTGACGATGATTTGGCTTTGTTCCAATCCACCGTGAAACAGCAATATGCGGTTATTCAATATGCATTGAAAGAACTGGAAAAAGACCCTACGGTAAAAGCTCAGCAGGATGCGCTTTTCAGAGGTTATACCGCTATTCAGAATGCTTCCAGCTTCATGGAATTTGCCGAACTTAAGGAATATGCGCAAAGAACGGCGAATATTGTTGACCAAGGCAGAACCAGTGATATCGGTTTTGAATGTCTTGTTCCTTTGTTGGACCAAGAAACGGACATTATTGTTGAAATGGCTAACAATGCCATTGAACAAGCCGTACTTGCCAAAAATCCGGAACTTGCAAATTCCGCGGAAACGGCGGAAACGCCAAAAGCTGAAGAAAAACCTGCGCAGGCTTCCGCGGCACCTGCACCGGAAGCGCCAAAGCCGGAAGTATCAAAGCAAGAAGAAAAAGCTCCGGCAGCTCCCGCGTCCGCACCAGCTCCTGCGGCGGCTCAAACCGCAGCAAAGCCCGAAGCACCGGCAGCTTCTGCGGCAGCGCCAAAAACTCCTGCTCCTGCCGCTTCAGAAAAAGCACAAGCAGCGCCAAAAACCGCGGCACCCGCAGCGCCTGCTGCGAAACCGGCAGCTCCTGCGGCAAGCGCTGACCATCACCCTCAAGGTGCGAACGGCGCAAAATCCGCAGCTTCCGCTCCTCATGCCGAAAAGGCGACAACCTCAAGCATTCGTGTTGATTATGAAAAATTAGACCATTTGATGAACCTGATCGGCGAGTTATTGATCAACCGTAACCGTTACGCCATGATAGCGAAAAACTTGGAGTCTAATATCAACGAAGTCGATATTGTCAATGTTGCTCAAGACTTATCCGAAACAACATATGCGATGAGCCGTATTTCTGATGATTTGCAGGATACGCTTATGAAAGTGAGAATGCTGCCTGTTTCTTCAGTGTTTTCCCGTTTCCCCCGTCTTGTCCGCGACCTGTCCAGAAAGGTGAATAAGGAAGTCGAACTTGTTTTTGAGGGTGAGGAAACAGAACTTGACAAGAGCATTATTGAAGCGATCAACGACCCTCTCATGCACTTGATCCGTAACAGTGTGGACCATGGCATTGAAGACGCTGAAACACGTTTGGCTCTGGGCAAGCCCGCCGGAGGTCGCGTGACCCTTCGCGCATATCATAAAGGCAACTCTGTTGTCATTGAAATTGAAGACGATGGCAAAGGCATCGACCCTGAAAAAATGCGTGAAGTTGCAATCAATAAAGGTATTATTTCTCCTGAGGAAGCGAAAGCCCTTACCGACAGGGAAGCCGTGGAACTTATTTTCGCTCCCGGATTTTCATCCGCTCAAGTTGTTACGGATATTTCAGGCCGCGGTGTCGGTATGGACGTTGTCCGTACGAATATCAAGAATTTAAAAGGAAATATCGCCATTCATACGGTGCCTAACCAAGGCACGCGCTTCTCGCTTTCATTGCCGCTCACTTTGGCGATTATTGAAGCGCTGATGATTAAAATGGGTGACCAAACCTATGCCATTCCTCTTGACGCTGTTGCTACGACAACAAAACTTGACAGCAATATTTTAACGAGTATCAATGGACGCAATGCCGTAACGCTTCGCGGCGAAGTTTTAGGCATTGTGGATTTAGGGGAACTTTTGAACTTGCCAGAAACCATTAATAACGATACTATTTCCGTTGTTATTTTACAAGATAACGATAGACGGATTGGTCTTGTTGTAAATCAGCTCCTTGACAGACAAGAAATTGTTATCAAGCCTCTCGGTATGTATTTGAATAATATCCAAGGCTTGTCAGGAGCGAGCATTATGGGTGACGGCAGTGTGGTTCTGATTCTTGATCCTCACGAAATTTATACGATGGCTTCGCCAAAAGCTATTGCAAATCAATAA
- a CDS encoding CvpA family protein, whose translation MAINYFDLFVIIVFAFFFIKGAFSGFFEEVSGIVAIVLSVVLLRMYGQSVAGFIGNYSESSLNYPFAIVIIVVGSFLVVSLIVKVLSKIMQITFTGWINRLLGAVFGLVKAVFLTGIVAFVLSWFLRDDPLVSNSATIPYLLDIMGKITDYVFGNYEIMGMKIWK comes from the coding sequence ATGGCAATAAATTATTTTGATTTGTTTGTGATTATCGTGTTCGCCTTTTTTTTCATCAAAGGGGCGTTCAGCGGCTTTTTTGAGGAAGTTTCCGGCATTGTCGCGATTGTTTTAAGCGTTGTGCTGTTGCGGATGTACGGGCAGTCTGTTGCCGGCTTCATCGGAAATTACAGTGAAAGTTCGCTCAATTATCCTTTTGCCATTGTGATTATCGTGGTGGGAAGTTTTCTTGTTGTTTCCCTTATCGTCAAAGTTTTAAGCAAAATCATGCAAATTACTTTTACCGGCTGGATCAACAGGTTGTTAGGCGCGGTTTTTGGTCTTGTGAAAGCCGTTTTTCTTACGGGAATCGTTGCTTTTGTGCTTTCATGGTTCCTCAGGGACGACCCGCTTGTGAGCAATTCCGCCACTATCCCGTATCTGCTTGATATTATGGGTAAAATAACTGATTATGTGTTTGGAAATTATGAAATTATGGGGATGAAAATATGGAAGTGA
- the mazG gene encoding nucleoside triphosphate pyrophosphohydrolase: MEVNKLTQAILAMNDVIEKILAEDGGCPWDKEQTPLTLSEYSIEELFEFVDAVRKNNIADACDEMGDLIFGIMLIAHKYSQQNAFDFADALLKSVEKMQRRHPHVFAKKENQDTSKEALHETWEKIKNQEKAEKGGSDGALASIPSALPALTRAYRIHAKAAKAGFTWDDDEDAEKQVEAEWLELLDAKAEGDPAHIEHELGDMIFSLVELGRRMGVKANIAADLTCNRFVARFEAMEALARERNLDFENMSLDDKDELWNEVKEKE, translated from the coding sequence ATGGAAGTGAATAAATTGACGCAAGCAATCCTTGCAATGAATGATGTTATTGAAAAAATTTTGGCGGAGGACGGCGGCTGTCCTTGGGATAAAGAGCAAACACCGCTTACGTTGTCCGAATATTCCATTGAGGAATTGTTTGAATTTGTGGACGCTGTACGTAAAAACAATATTGCCGACGCTTGCGATGAAATGGGCGACCTCATTTTTGGCATTATGCTGATCGCCCATAAATATTCACAGCAAAACGCCTTTGATTTTGCCGACGCGTTGCTGAAAAGCGTGGAGAAAATGCAGCGCAGGCATCCTCACGTTTTTGCTAAAAAAGAAAATCAGGATACATCCAAAGAAGCTTTGCATGAAACTTGGGAAAAAATCAAAAATCAGGAAAAAGCTGAAAAAGGCGGTTCTGACGGGGCATTGGCTTCTATTCCGTCTGCTTTGCCGGCTCTTACCCGTGCTTACCGTATTCATGCAAAAGCCGCAAAAGCCGGTTTCACATGGGATGATGATGAAGATGCGGAAAAGCAGGTTGAAGCGGAATGGCTTGAACTGCTTGACGCTAAAGCGGAAGGCGATCCCGCACACATTGAGCATGAACTTGGAGATATGATTTTCAGCCTTGTGGAACTTGGCAGGCGCATGGGCGTAAAGGCGAATATCGCGGCTGATTTGACATGCAACCGTTTTGTCGCCCGTTTCGAGGCGATGGAAGCGCTTGCCAGAGAAAGAAATCTTGATTTTGAAAACATGAGCCTTGATGATAAGGACGAACTTTGGAACGAAGTAAAAGAAAAAGAATAA